The Carassius gibelio isolate Cgi1373 ecotype wild population from Czech Republic chromosome A19, carGib1.2-hapl.c, whole genome shotgun sequence genome segment GACACGGTCTCTGGGTGATGATGAGACCGCTAGCAAGCAGCTAGCCAGCGCAGTCCAGGACAGACTGAGAACTCGTGCCCCTTCATTTATTGACAACGAACTCAGGAATGATCGGCAAACGGTCTCTAACCTCGCTAAAAACCGTCTAGTTGTCAAAACGAATAAATCAAGCGAGTATGGAGTTTCCGTTCAAACGTACGCGGGCAAATGGCTGCCACCCTCGCGAGCTCCTTCACCGGCTGAAGCGCGAGCTTTCACAGCTATGACGGTCAAACAGACGACTCGGATAGTCGGTATTAACGTCTTTCTGGAATATTAGAGTCGGAGACCGAGTGATAATAAGGGATACTTACAAAGAACGGGCCAACCATTGAAATCCCTTGACAATCCCCGGAGAATGTGCACGTTGAGCCGTAACCGCGGTGAGGGTGAAGTCGTGTTTGTCGTCATCTCAGTAAAAACTGAATTGAGATGAACTGAAGAGGGAGGAGTCAGGCAGTGACTGCGTCAGCATTGCGCAAGAGCCTGTTGACGTTTTACGAGGACTTTATTCTAAGAAAAAAAGACTTTATTCCAATACTTTGTGGAACACTAAATATTGTTTATTCAATCcagtaatgtatatatatttacgaGGAATTAGTTCAAATACTTTGTGGaacattaaatattgattatttAATCCAAGAGAAAAATGTAACCACCTAACTTGGAAATATAAGATTTGGATATTATCAAAATGTAGATCAACATAAAGGTGGATGAATGCTTATAGGTGTGACATTTGAGAAGCCTTTGAGCCACCGTTATGTGATCACAGGTGAAGCTTCAAGCAACACTAAATTGGATGCACACTCCCCCTTGTGTTAGTTGGATATTTCTGTACAcggactttattttatttatgaaaaaaagttAGCGGTTTTACTTTAATTGGTTCATATCGAATTTATGAACTGAATTTATTAGACTTGTCTGATTAATACCATGAATAATGAATTGCTCTGCTCTTATTAGTAACGGAGAACAACAAAAGACACCCTTGTTAAAGAAAGTCTTTATTGATGTTGCATCAGTACTGTCAAGTACTTGTAAATTTTGTATGAGCTGACAAAATATGTTCAATCAAAGAGTGCATTTAATACCCAAAATGGATTGCATAAATTGAATGCAATACGACAAAAGTCCTATAGATTGATAGATACatcataaaagaaagaaataatgatAGTGTGTACTACAAACTCCTTGATGCTATTAAATATAAGGTTATTTGTACGTTCAGGGTTTCGGTAGTTAGACATTCCTTGCTGGActgtcaaaaatgtataaatatgccTTAATCAAGTTCTTGTGCAAATAGGATTGGCTGTTTCTTTTAATTTGATTGATAATGAATAAATATCCCATGGAACAGAATCAAGGCTTTTCCCCCCTAGTTTGAATGATAAAAGGAAGCAACATAGTCTaagcagttttgagatattgcAGCACAACGAATTCTTAAATCTTCAATCCATTGCACACAAACAATATACACTCATAGAAAATATTGGTCACAGTGTTAATATACAACAAAAAGGTCATCAAATACATGCTGAAATAAGAAAGATCTGGTGCCAAAACATCATTCAAAAGTAAATTATCTGAACCATGTCATGCAACAAATGTCATGAAACCATGTATTGAATGGGCAATCTGGTGCATTTAAGTACTGACACTCCTTCAGACTGATTCAGGTTTTATCTTTCTATGTACTGTTCAAACAAACGGAAATTAGAAAATATCTTTCAAGAGGGACTCCAAGCCTCATTTGCTATTTTTCTCTCACTTCAGTATGTGCAATTtctttgtttgaaaatgtttacatttttaaacttgtATAAACAGCACTGGAGCAGTGCTATTACAGTGTGATGTAtccaaataatgtaattttttttgtcaaaaggtAAAAGATTAGAATATGCATCGACTCATGTTTGTGACAATCATGTCTGTGTAATTACATGTctaaaaagaatgtaaaaaacaAGCAGGAAAACGTGTCTTTGTTAAAGCAACAATTAAAAAGGCATCAGAGAATGTAAAACGTTTAGAGTATACAAAGCAGTAGTTTGGATTTTGTGTTGGAGAATgggtttcttataaaaaaaaaaaaatctgaattatattttcatattttcagtctATTAGTAGTCCCTTACTCAACAATGTACTCTAGGATATCGTAAGATTTTAATGAGAAGCTGTACGCTATGTATTAGCtttgatttcatgatttttttaagTACACTCTTAGAAATAAATGTACAAAGCTTTCACTGGGGCGGCACCTTTTTAAAAGGACTAATATGTACcattaaggtactaatatgtgcaATTTAGGCactaaaatgtatgtaataaagCACAAAGTTGTAACTTTTGAAAGGTTACCACCAGTGACagcttttttacctttttttctgagtgtaTGGAATCAGTTTCACagaaatgtatttgttatatttgttttgttaatgcAGGCAATGTTGTACAGCAGTCCTCTAGAGGCCTTCAGGATTGCTACTGATTTAAACCTGGCATGTTTTGAGCAAATGACTCAAATAAGTAAATCATCAAGTAATTTTTGTCTTAATCACTCTCCAACACAATGTAGTCGTtgcagaaacagacagattagCACATCATTTTTGCTCAACAcagtaaatcaaataaaacatatatacctAATGACTAAAACAGATAGATATTCACCTGTTTGgcattaataagaaaaaaaaaacaatgtggaACTGAGGATTATTCTTTAAATTATAGATGTATTTaaacatacaaatacaataacaatgTTGTATAGAATGTCTGGATTCTAAAATGTGAAACATGGCATGAATCAAGTAGCCTGTGTTATATGAGGGTAAGATACAGGTAAAATAGACTGCAACCAGGGGAACACACAACCCCAGAGTCAACATGATGAGCTCAGTGGGAGTCAGAACATTTGGCAACGTGTGCAGTCACATGGGTAAGTCTTCAAACGGTTACCTAAGCATTGCAAAGTACTTAATAGTCTGATTGTGATAAACAGGAACAACTACAACAACATCAATAAAATAACACCATTAtatcaacatcaacaaaaataacACAACAGTTATAATAAAATTATCATATAGGCAGAAAATGACAATGTTTGTACTTGAAAGTACAAATCAAACATTTGAAAGAGAGGGTGAAAACAGAGACACAGCATGAAATCTGCTTCGAACTCAGCCTCTCCGTCATTCAGCAAGTCTTTCTTGTGATCTAGTCGCTGTTATCACAGATGTAACTGCAGGCCACTTGAGCAAGCAATTTTTCATTGAGACGGAACGTTATGTGGGACACAGGAGGAACCCTGAGAAGGAAGAATGGATGTACTCAGTGGAGTAGAGCCCGTTTGCTTGGTCAGAGGGCATTTGCACCCAAACTTGGTCGTTCTCTTTCAGCTCTAGAACCGCACTGCCTGATGCCTGGTCCATATAGCCCTTCTTGTATTCATCATAGGTGTATGTGGCCGGCACATTGTTTTTGTACAGTGCCACCCACAGGCTGCTTCCCTTTACATGTACATGATAAGCAAAATAGTAGACTCCAGGAAGTGGGCTTGTGAAGATGCCTGTGGCAGGGTTGTAAGCATTTTGCCCATTGTGCAGAATTCTGTCAAATTTAATCGGCATTCCAGATGGTGGAAATGGTGTTGTCAATATAGCGGTAAAAGCAGGAGCCACGGAGGCAGAGAGCTCAGCCTGACCAAAATAGGGTTTCTCACCATTAGGCTTTGGAATAGATTCTCCTACAATATTTGGTCCTCGAACAGCTAACTGATTGAAATCACCATTTGGCGGGCCAGGAGGTCCAGGAGGTCCAGGTGGACCCGGAGGGCCCTGCATACCATTTAGGCCAGAAGGGCCAGGTTTTCCCGGAGGTCCTTGTGGACCAGGCATACCTTTGTCTCCAGGCTTTCCAATTCCTTGGGGGCCCGGTAGACCTTGTTCACCTTTCAATCCTGGAATGCCCTGAGGTCCCATATGACCAGTGGGGCCTGGTAGTCCAGGAATCCCTGAATTGCCACGTGGTCCAGTGGGTCCTGGCAACCCATTCTCACCTTTTGGACCTGGTCCCCCAATCAAGCCAGGATTACCTGGCAGTCCGATGTGACCCGGTTCACCTTTAGGTCCAGGTTTACCTGTGGCTCCATTGAGACCAGGAAGGCCCTTATCCCCTGGGAAGCCAGGCTTTCCTGGGAGTCCACTGGGACCTTGATCTCCTCTAAGTCCTGGCAAGCCTGGAGGCCCTTGTGGGCCATTCTCTCCCTTTAGACCAGGCATCCCATGTTTCCCTGGAAGACCCATAGGACCTTGTGGACCTGGAAGCCCTGGCTGTCCAGTTGACCCTGAATCTCCTGGTAGACCATCCATCCCAGTTTCTCCTTTGTCACCAGGGGCTCCTTGTAAACCAGCAGGACCTCTGTCTCCTTTTTGTCCTACAAGACCTGGTTTACCATAGCCAGGGGAACCAGGAAACCCAGGAGTT includes the following:
- the LOC127934920 gene encoding collagen alpha-2(VIII) chain-like, whose amino-acid sequence is MLAVLCVLLTLGNHALGGGYAPMPQMKYVQPMMKGPVGPPFREGKGQYLEFPPMMDIKGEPGPQGKPGPRGIPGPPGSPGKPGIGKPGLNGQTGPSGPPGFPGIGKPGLPGLPGKIGPKGPPGLNGEVGPRGEVGPRGIPGQPGPPGPAGLSLNGKPGLPGTRGPPGSRGDPGPEGGRGIPGEQGPKGENGNGKPGSTGPRGPIGLQGPPGPPGIPGLGKPGIGGLPGPVGPKGDKGGPGVQGVPGESGPPGLQGQPGAPGVGKPGLDGAPGNPGPIGPKGDVGPRGTPGFPGSPGYGKPGLVGQKGDRGPAGLQGAPGDKGETGMDGLPGDSGSTGQPGLPGPQGPMGLPGKHGMPGLKGENGPQGPPGLPGLRGDQGPSGLPGKPGFPGDKGLPGLNGATGKPGPKGEPGHIGLPGNPGLIGGPGPKGENGLPGPTGPRGNSGIPGLPGPTGHMGPQGIPGLKGEQGLPGPQGIGKPGDKGMPGPQGPPGKPGPSGLNGMQGPPGPPGPPGPPGPPNGDFNQLAVRGPNIVGESIPKPNGEKPYFGQAELSASVAPAFTAILTTPFPPSGMPIKFDRILHNGQNAYNPATGIFTSPLPGVYYFAYHVHVKGSSLWVALYKNNVPATYTYDEYKKGYMDQASGSAVLELKENDQVWVQMPSDQANGLYSTEYIHSSFSGFLLCPT